A single window of Pseudarthrobacter psychrotolerans DNA harbors:
- a CDS encoding PspC domain-containing protein, with translation MTTALERPRRGKILGGVCAALSARFGIPKFLVRLGFVIFGIVGIGELVYIALWIMIPKAPA, from the coding sequence ATGACTACAGCTCTGGAGCGGCCGCGCCGCGGAAAAATCCTCGGTGGCGTTTGCGCCGCCCTGTCAGCCCGGTTCGGGATCCCGAAGTTCCTGGTCAGGCTCGGTTTTGTGATCTTCGGCATCGTGGGGATCGGCGAGTTGGTCTACATCGCGCTGTGGATCATGATCCCGAAGGCCCCGGCCTAG
- the nirB gene encoding nitrite reductase large subunit NirB: protein MTEQTSPQTATRRIVVAGGGPAAHRFADAMHTRGLEGWDVTVLTEEAHLPYDRVALSKALTDSSVDLTLGSASMWDHDSLTLKTGERVVKINAEAKTVETAAGSIFEYDDLVVATGSNAARLPIPGAEHTHVYRTLEDVWAINEAITGLTEKLGRKVNAVTIGGGLLGLESAAGTEQLGANPIVIDGSQWLMATQLDEGAGQAMGRLIKAKGFAVHGGVFPSEVLSDDDGQVTGVLMADGRIIDADLVIVAIGVRPRDELFRAAEGEEQVFSLGQRGGVVINDFCATEVDGIWAIGEVANYGGMCLGLVAPANTMAEIVADRLHGGQATFPGFDTATKLKLSGVDVASFGDGFAKTEHSLEIVYADPARGVYQKIVTTDDAKTLLGGIFVGDASPYMSLRPLLGRELAAEPGAYLTAAGGGDAPESELPDDAILCSCNNVAAGTIRDTINGCGACDGNAPVQELGELKGCTRAGTSCGSCVPMLKKLLETELTKSGVEVSKALCEHIELSRQELFDAIRVLELTSFEEIMAKYGTGAGCDICKPTIANILASQNSAYVLDAGRGTLQDTNDRALANMQKDGTYSVVPRIAGGEITPRKLGVIAAVAEKYNLYTKITGGQRIDMFGARLEELPEIWKELVDAGFESGQAYGKSLRTVKSCVGSTWCRFGVQDSVAMAIQLELRYRGLRSPHKLKMGVSGCARECAEARGKDVGVIATADGWNLYVGGNGGATPAHAQLLAKDLDDETLIKYIDRYFMYYIRTADRLQRTARWQEELDGGIKHVEDVVVKDTLGIAEELEAAMAKHVDTYVDEWADTLKDPERLRRFRSFVNAPDQKDDSITFVSDERGQMRPATPEEKTRASQQPVLIGASIPMRPRAENEV from the coding sequence GTGACCGAACAGACTTCACCCCAGACGGCAACGCGCCGGATCGTCGTCGCCGGTGGCGGCCCTGCTGCCCACCGCTTCGCCGATGCCATGCACACCCGGGGCCTTGAGGGCTGGGACGTCACGGTCCTCACGGAAGAAGCCCACCTCCCCTACGACCGCGTTGCGCTCTCCAAGGCACTGACGGACAGCAGCGTGGATCTGACCCTCGGCTCCGCCTCGATGTGGGACCACGACTCCCTGACTCTGAAGACCGGCGAGCGCGTGGTCAAAATCAATGCCGAGGCAAAGACGGTTGAGACCGCTGCCGGCAGCATCTTCGAATACGACGACCTGGTGGTTGCCACCGGCTCGAATGCCGCACGCCTCCCCATCCCCGGTGCCGAGCACACGCACGTCTACCGCACGCTCGAAGACGTGTGGGCCATCAACGAGGCCATTACCGGGCTCACGGAGAAGCTCGGCCGCAAGGTCAACGCCGTCACTATCGGTGGAGGCCTCCTCGGGCTCGAATCGGCCGCCGGCACGGAGCAGCTGGGCGCCAACCCGATCGTCATCGACGGTTCGCAGTGGCTGATGGCCACACAGCTGGACGAAGGCGCCGGCCAGGCAATGGGCAGGCTCATCAAGGCCAAAGGCTTCGCAGTACACGGCGGCGTGTTCCCTTCGGAAGTATTGTCCGACGACGACGGCCAGGTCACCGGTGTCCTAATGGCAGACGGCCGCATTATCGACGCTGACCTCGTGATCGTCGCCATCGGCGTCCGGCCCCGCGATGAACTCTTCCGCGCAGCCGAAGGGGAAGAGCAGGTGTTCAGCCTGGGCCAGCGCGGCGGCGTTGTCATCAACGATTTCTGCGCCACCGAAGTGGACGGCATCTGGGCCATCGGTGAGGTCGCCAACTACGGTGGCATGTGCCTGGGCCTCGTTGCGCCGGCCAACACCATGGCCGAGATCGTGGCAGACCGTCTTCACGGCGGCCAGGCAACGTTCCCCGGCTTCGATACTGCCACCAAGCTCAAGCTCTCGGGCGTTGACGTTGCCAGCTTCGGTGACGGGTTCGCCAAGACCGAGCACTCCCTTGAGATCGTCTACGCCGACCCCGCCCGCGGCGTCTACCAGAAGATCGTCACCACCGACGACGCCAAGACCCTCCTGGGCGGCATCTTCGTGGGTGACGCTTCCCCATATATGAGCCTGCGTCCACTCCTGGGCCGCGAGCTCGCCGCTGAGCCCGGCGCCTACCTCACGGCGGCCGGCGGCGGCGACGCCCCGGAATCCGAACTCCCGGACGACGCCATCCTGTGTTCCTGCAACAACGTGGCCGCCGGCACCATCCGCGACACCATCAACGGCTGTGGTGCCTGTGACGGCAACGCGCCCGTCCAGGAACTTGGCGAGCTCAAGGGCTGCACCCGTGCCGGCACCAGCTGCGGTTCCTGCGTGCCGATGCTCAAGAAGCTGCTGGAAACCGAACTCACCAAGTCCGGCGTCGAGGTCTCGAAGGCACTCTGCGAGCACATCGAGCTGTCCCGCCAGGAGCTCTTTGACGCCATCCGCGTCCTGGAACTGACTTCCTTCGAAGAGATCATGGCCAAGTACGGCACCGGCGCCGGCTGCGACATCTGCAAGCCCACCATCGCCAACATCCTGGCCAGCCAGAACAGCGCCTACGTCCTGGACGCCGGCCGCGGCACCCTGCAGGACACCAACGACCGCGCCCTCGCGAACATGCAGAAGGACGGCACCTACTCGGTGGTCCCCCGCATCGCCGGCGGCGAAATCACCCCCAGGAAGCTCGGCGTCATCGCCGCCGTGGCCGAGAAGTACAACCTGTACACGAAGATCACCGGCGGCCAGCGGATCGACATGTTCGGTGCCCGGCTGGAAGAGCTCCCGGAAATCTGGAAGGAACTGGTGGACGCCGGCTTCGAATCCGGCCAGGCGTACGGCAAGAGCCTGCGCACCGTGAAGTCCTGCGTTGGTTCCACCTGGTGCCGCTTCGGGGTCCAGGATTCGGTGGCCATGGCCATCCAGCTGGAGCTCCGCTACCGCGGCCTCCGCAGCCCGCACAAGCTCAAGATGGGCGTCTCCGGCTGCGCCCGTGAATGCGCCGAGGCCCGCGGCAAGGACGTCGGCGTGATCGCCACCGCAGACGGCTGGAACCTTTACGTCGGCGGCAACGGCGGCGCCACCCCGGCCCACGCCCAGCTGCTGGCCAAGGACCTCGACGACGAAACCCTGATCAAGTACATCGACCGCTACTTCATGTACTACATCCGCACCGCGGACCGCCTGCAGCGCACCGCGCGCTGGCAGGAAGAGCTCGACGGCGGCATCAAGCACGTCGAGGACGTGGTGGTCAAGGACACCCTGGGCATCGCCGAGGAACTTGAAGCCGCCATGGCCAAGCACGTTGACACCTACGTGGACGAGTGGGCGGACACCCTGAAGGACCCCGAGCGCTTGCGCCGGTTCCGCTCCTTCGTGAACGCCCCCGACCAGAAGGATGACTCCATCACTTTCGTCTCCGACGAGCGTGGCCAGATGCGCCCTGCCACTCCGGAAGAAAAGACCCGTGCCAGCCAGCAACCTGTCCTGATCGGCGCCTCCATCCCCATGCGGCCCCGCGCCGAGAACGAGGTATAG
- a CDS encoding phospho-sugar mutase, with protein sequence MTSSDAVSLFSQAREWAAKDPDPATAAELTELLQLAEEGSPAASQELADSFSGSLQFGTAGLRAALGAGPNRMNRVVVRRAAAGLADFLVDAVGEAAPGTRPRAVVGYDARYNSDIFAQETAAIFAAAGIETFLMPSALPTPLLAFAVRALDCDGGAMVTASHNPPQDNGYKVYLGRHAVEDSGRGAQIVAPYDARIAARIDAVGALESITLAADGWTVLDPSVAADYERATAALADAARFPSRDLRIVLTPMHGVGGETAVAVLHAAGFADVTLVAEQAEPDPDFPTVNFPNPEEPGALDLALETAARVDADIVLANDPDADRAAVAAKDPDTGAWRMLRGDEVGALLGAHIVARLAAGKDEAPGSADEAGSAEKAGVFANSIVSSRLLSRIAAAAGYAHEETLTGFKWISRVPGLVYGYEEALGYCVAPDLVRDKDGISAAVLIAEMAAAAKADGKTIFDTLDELYLQHGLHASDQLSIRVADLGLLDAMMNRLRVSPPDSFGSSAVETFVDLAEGSEHLPPTDGLLYLTRDETRVIIRPSGTEPKLKCYLEVILPVESAAGLPEARQAARTALDHVLGDVREALGL encoded by the coding sequence ATGACGTCCTCCGATGCCGTTTCCTTGTTCAGCCAGGCCCGCGAATGGGCGGCCAAAGATCCGGATCCCGCTACAGCCGCAGAGCTCACCGAGCTGCTGCAACTCGCGGAGGAGGGCTCTCCGGCAGCGTCACAGGAGCTGGCCGACAGCTTCAGCGGCTCGCTGCAGTTCGGGACCGCGGGCCTCCGCGCCGCCCTTGGCGCCGGGCCGAACCGGATGAACCGCGTGGTGGTGCGCCGCGCCGCCGCCGGCCTCGCCGACTTCCTGGTTGACGCGGTGGGTGAGGCGGCCCCCGGGACTCGGCCACGCGCCGTCGTCGGCTATGACGCCCGCTACAACTCGGACATCTTCGCCCAGGAAACGGCGGCCATCTTTGCGGCAGCCGGGATTGAAACCTTCCTGATGCCGTCCGCGCTGCCCACCCCGCTGCTCGCATTCGCCGTGCGGGCCCTCGATTGCGACGGCGGTGCGATGGTGACCGCCAGCCACAATCCCCCGCAGGACAACGGCTACAAGGTGTATTTGGGCCGTCATGCCGTGGAGGACAGCGGCCGCGGAGCACAGATCGTGGCGCCGTACGACGCGCGGATCGCCGCGCGGATCGATGCCGTAGGCGCCCTGGAATCCATCACCCTTGCCGCCGACGGCTGGACGGTCCTGGACCCGTCGGTTGCGGCGGATTATGAACGCGCGACGGCGGCACTCGCCGATGCGGCCCGCTTCCCGTCCCGTGACCTGCGGATTGTCCTGACCCCCATGCACGGCGTCGGCGGCGAAACGGCCGTGGCGGTGCTGCATGCTGCCGGCTTTGCCGATGTCACCCTGGTGGCCGAACAGGCCGAGCCGGATCCCGACTTTCCCACCGTGAACTTTCCCAATCCGGAAGAACCAGGCGCCTTGGACCTTGCCCTGGAGACTGCCGCCCGGGTGGACGCCGATATTGTCCTGGCCAACGATCCGGACGCAGACCGCGCTGCAGTGGCGGCCAAGGATCCTGACACCGGCGCCTGGCGGATGCTTCGCGGCGATGAGGTCGGGGCACTGCTGGGGGCACACATTGTGGCCCGGCTGGCGGCCGGTAAGGACGAAGCACCTGGCAGTGCGGACGAAGCAGGCAGCGCCGAAAAGGCCGGTGTGTTCGCCAATTCGATTGTGTCCTCGCGCCTGCTCTCCCGCATCGCCGCCGCGGCAGGATACGCGCATGAGGAAACGCTGACCGGGTTCAAGTGGATTTCCCGGGTGCCCGGGCTGGTCTACGGCTACGAGGAAGCCCTGGGCTATTGCGTTGCACCGGATCTGGTCCGGGACAAGGACGGGATCTCTGCCGCTGTCCTCATCGCGGAAATGGCTGCCGCCGCCAAGGCGGACGGAAAAACCATCTTCGACACCCTGGACGAGCTCTACCTTCAGCACGGGCTGCACGCCAGTGATCAACTGAGCATCCGGGTGGCGGATCTGGGCCTGCTGGACGCCATGATGAACCGGCTCCGGGTCAGCCCGCCCGACTCGTTCGGTTCGTCCGCTGTTGAGACTTTTGTGGACCTTGCCGAAGGGAGCGAGCACCTGCCCCCCACCGATGGCCTGCTGTATCTGACCCGGGACGAGACCCGGGTCATTATCCGGCCCAGCGGCACCGAGCCCAAGCTCAAGTGCTACCTGGAAGTCATCCTCCCGGTTGAGTCGGCGGCCGGACTGCCGGAAGCCCGGCAGGCAGCCCGGACCGCCCTGGACCATGTGCTCGGCGATGTCCGCGAGGCCCTCGGGCTCTGA
- the nirD gene encoding nitrite reductase small subunit NirD: MTATLELGALVADTATWHRVCAVDELELSWGEAALIAGRQVALFRTGPSEVFAVAHEDPATGAHVMARGILGSRGTRPTIASPLHKEVYDLETGECFGTAAVRLETFSSRISDGFIEVEV; the protein is encoded by the coding sequence ATGACGGCAACACTGGAACTTGGGGCGCTCGTCGCCGACACCGCTACCTGGCACCGGGTCTGCGCCGTGGACGAGCTTGAGCTCTCCTGGGGGGAAGCGGCACTTATTGCGGGCCGCCAGGTGGCACTCTTCCGGACCGGCCCCAGTGAGGTTTTTGCGGTAGCCCACGAAGATCCGGCCACCGGCGCCCACGTGATGGCCCGCGGCATTCTGGGTTCACGCGGTACCCGTCCCACCATCGCTTCGCCGCTGCACAAAGAGGTCTACGACCTGGAAACCGGCGAATGCTTCGGAACCGCAGCGGTTCGCCTGGAAACGTTCAGTAGCCGCATTTCCGACGGTTTCATCGAAGTCGAGGTTTAG
- a CDS encoding Rrf2 family transcriptional regulator → MSWTAPGEAVSSARLAEFYKLPAAYLNKQLQALVRAGILTSVSGPRGGFSLARRPDRISVLDVVLAIEGNDHAFRCEGITKDAPGGSMDADYARTCLISQTMRHAEVTWRTELSRQSIAGIAQSIERRFPEAREDAVSQLMGAKSGTADRQRGVT, encoded by the coding sequence ATGTCCTGGACCGCGCCGGGGGAGGCCGTCAGCAGCGCACGGCTGGCCGAGTTCTACAAGCTTCCCGCCGCGTACCTGAACAAGCAGCTCCAGGCACTGGTGCGGGCCGGCATCCTGACCTCGGTGTCCGGCCCGCGGGGCGGCTTCTCGCTGGCCAGGCGTCCGGACCGGATTTCCGTCCTTGACGTGGTCCTCGCCATCGAAGGAAATGACCATGCCTTCCGGTGCGAAGGCATCACCAAGGACGCGCCGGGCGGGAGTATGGACGCCGACTACGCCCGCACGTGCCTTATCTCACAGACCATGCGCCACGCCGAAGTCACCTGGCGGACGGAGCTGTCCCGGCAGAGCATCGCCGGGATCGCCCAGTCCATCGAGCGCCGGTTTCCCGAGGCCCGGGAGGACGCGGTCAGCCAACTCATGGGCGCCAAGTCCGGAACAGCCGATAGGCAACGCGGGGTCACTTAG
- a CDS encoding FAD-dependent oxidoreductase → MSEQIVVVGFGPVAARLIDELLPAVREGHVSLTVVGEEAEAAYNRVLVADLGVGRTTAEALALSDAAALAADGVDVRLGVRVRRVDRARQQVILTDGTSAHYERLVFATGSRPVIPNLTGINPDPASPVLPAGVTALRDLRDAEVLKRAVDSGKRVVVLGGGVLGLETALAAAEEGATVTVVHNGPHPLGRNIDRGGGAVLAASLRRCGVRMAGNARSTGVEHNAPDGGFSALLLNDGSAIDGDLLVLSCGVRPRTELAEGCGLSVGAGILVDHRLRAHHEPHIFAIGDCAEVRCPDPACGECRTAKGPSGLVGPGWRQAEWLAEYLTLLATGTQEEADALQELPQEHAGVIVLKARGMNMAVAGDNGAEPWDEEVLTAGAVDGRPRLQIAQWADPEHGRYVKMTTRGGVLEGLVAVGMPRTAAELVGLFERGAELPADRSLLLRLDGPDQLATSGPADPEGTVCRCAGVSGAKIQGAVADGCSTVAEVSKSTRAGTGCGGCHEDIKGLIEKHFQAAPAA, encoded by the coding sequence ATGAGTGAGCAGATTGTCGTTGTTGGTTTCGGCCCGGTGGCTGCCCGCCTGATCGATGAGCTGCTGCCCGCGGTCCGCGAAGGGCACGTCAGCCTGACCGTGGTGGGTGAAGAGGCCGAGGCCGCGTACAACCGTGTGCTGGTGGCCGATCTGGGCGTCGGCCGCACCACTGCCGAGGCCCTGGCCCTGTCCGACGCGGCAGCCCTGGCCGCCGACGGGGTTGACGTCCGGCTTGGCGTGCGTGTCCGCCGCGTGGACCGCGCCCGCCAGCAGGTGATCCTCACCGACGGCACCTCCGCCCACTATGAGCGGCTGGTCTTCGCCACCGGTTCCCGGCCCGTCATCCCCAACCTGACCGGCATCAACCCGGACCCCGCCTCCCCCGTCCTTCCGGCCGGCGTGACCGCGCTCCGCGACCTCCGGGACGCTGAAGTGCTCAAGCGAGCAGTCGACAGCGGCAAACGTGTAGTGGTGCTGGGCGGCGGCGTCCTTGGCCTCGAAACCGCCCTCGCCGCTGCCGAGGAAGGCGCCACCGTCACGGTGGTGCACAACGGGCCGCACCCGCTGGGCCGCAACATCGACCGCGGCGGCGGAGCGGTCCTCGCGGCCAGCCTGCGCCGGTGCGGCGTCCGGATGGCCGGCAACGCCCGGTCCACGGGCGTGGAGCACAACGCGCCCGACGGCGGGTTCTCGGCGCTGCTGCTCAATGACGGTTCGGCGATCGACGGCGATCTGCTGGTCCTCTCCTGCGGCGTCCGTCCACGTACGGAGCTCGCCGAGGGCTGCGGCCTGTCGGTTGGTGCCGGCATCCTGGTGGACCACCGGCTGCGTGCCCACCACGAGCCGCACATCTTCGCGATCGGCGACTGCGCCGAAGTACGTTGCCCGGACCCCGCTTGCGGTGAATGCCGCACGGCGAAGGGCCCGTCCGGCCTGGTGGGTCCCGGGTGGCGGCAGGCCGAATGGCTGGCCGAATACCTGACGCTACTGGCCACCGGCACCCAGGAGGAGGCCGACGCGCTGCAGGAGCTGCCCCAGGAGCATGCCGGCGTAATTGTGTTGAAGGCCCGTGGCATGAACATGGCTGTGGCCGGCGACAACGGTGCCGAGCCGTGGGATGAAGAGGTGCTCACCGCGGGCGCGGTGGACGGCCGGCCGCGTCTGCAGATCGCCCAGTGGGCCGATCCGGAACACGGCCGCTACGTGAAGATGACCACCCGCGGCGGAGTGCTGGAAGGACTTGTGGCCGTGGGCATGCCGCGGACCGCCGCCGAGCTCGTGGGACTGTTCGAGCGCGGCGCGGAACTGCCGGCGGACCGCTCGCTGCTGCTGCGGCTGGATGGCCCTGACCAGCTGGCCACGTCCGGTCCCGCCGATCCGGAAGGCACCGTGTGCCGCTGCGCCGGTGTCAGCGGCGCCAAGATCCAGGGTGCCGTGGCGGATGGCTGCTCCACCGTGGCCGAGGTGTCCAAGTCGACCCGCGCCGGCACCGGCTGCGGCGGCTGCCACGAGGACATCAAGGGGCTCATCGAAAAACACTTCCAGGCGGCTCCCGCCGCCTGA
- a CDS encoding purine-nucleoside phosphorylase has translation MSNTDFQNTDPFAAARAAADYIAKETGVDSHDVALVLGSGWAEAADLIGETTATLTADAVPGFHAPAVEGHVGTIRSVLTKEGKRALVLGARTHYYEGKGVRAVVHGIRTAAAAGCKTLVLTNGCGGLNESWTPGTPVLIKDHINLTATSPLEGATFVDLTDLYSSRIRALAREVDASLEEGVYAQFSGPHYETPAEVQYAKRIGADLVGMSTALEAIAGRHAGMEVFGISLVTNLAAGISAMPLSHQEVIESGQAAGPRISKLLAGIIAKL, from the coding sequence GTGAGTAATACAGACTTCCAGAACACGGACCCTTTCGCCGCCGCGCGCGCCGCCGCCGACTACATCGCCAAGGAAACCGGGGTGGACAGCCACGACGTCGCCCTCGTCCTGGGCTCAGGCTGGGCCGAAGCCGCCGACCTCATCGGCGAGACCACCGCCACCCTGACCGCCGACGCCGTCCCGGGATTCCACGCCCCGGCCGTGGAAGGACATGTGGGCACCATCCGCTCCGTGCTGACCAAAGAAGGCAAACGCGCGCTGGTCCTGGGCGCCCGCACCCACTACTACGAGGGCAAAGGCGTCCGCGCCGTGGTCCACGGCATCCGCACCGCTGCGGCCGCCGGCTGCAAAACCCTGGTCCTCACCAACGGCTGCGGAGGGCTCAACGAAAGCTGGACGCCGGGCACCCCGGTGCTCATCAAAGATCACATCAACCTCACCGCCACATCTCCGCTGGAAGGCGCAACGTTCGTTGACCTGACAGATCTGTACAGCTCGCGCATCCGCGCCCTGGCCCGTGAAGTGGACGCCTCGCTGGAGGAAGGCGTCTACGCCCAGTTCAGCGGGCCGCATTACGAAACGCCGGCAGAGGTCCAATACGCCAAGCGGATCGGCGCCGATCTGGTGGGCATGTCCACTGCTTTGGAAGCGATCGCCGGCCGCCACGCAGGCATGGAAGTGTTCGGCATCTCTCTGGTCACCAACCTTGCGGCCGGCATCAGCGCCATGCCGCTGAGCCACCAGGAAGTCATCGAGTCCGGCCAAGCCGCCGGACCGCGCATCTCCAAACTGCTGGCCGGCATCATCGCCAAACTGTAG
- a CDS encoding NAD(P)H-quinone dehydrogenase, whose product MTTHPDFSSPRIAILGGGPGGYEAAMVAASLGAQVTIIERAGMGGSAVLTDVVPSKTLIATADLMTRVGEAGELGVKFDVDGGDFVPAMRADLKHINDRLLGLARQQSTDISTGLEHQNVRILLGSGKLLDNHTIEVLTADGTETVEADTILLAVGAHPRELPTARPDGERILNWAQIYNLDELPEELIVVGSGVTGAEFASAYNGLGSKVTLISSRDRVLPGSDTDAAEVLEEVFERRGVRVLSRARAETVERTDDGVVVTLGDGSKVTGSHCLVCVGSIPNTAGIGLEEAGVALTESGHIKVDGVSRTTAPNIYAAGDCTGVLALASVAAMQGRIAIAHFLGDSVMPLKLHQVASNIFTSPEIANVGVSEAEIQSGKYQGDIVKLSLKSNARAKMRNHKDGFVKIFARKGSGTVIGGVVVGPNASELIFAISLAVTQKLHVDDVANTFTVYPSLSGSISEAARRLHVHM is encoded by the coding sequence GTGACTACGCATCCTGATTTCAGCTCACCCCGGATCGCAATCCTCGGAGGTGGCCCCGGCGGATACGAAGCCGCTATGGTCGCTGCCTCGCTGGGGGCGCAGGTCACCATCATTGAACGCGCGGGCATGGGCGGCTCGGCTGTGCTGACCGACGTTGTGCCTTCCAAGACCCTGATCGCGACGGCGGATCTGATGACCCGCGTCGGTGAGGCGGGCGAGCTGGGAGTGAAGTTCGACGTCGACGGCGGTGACTTTGTCCCGGCCATGCGCGCCGACCTCAAGCACATCAACGACCGCCTGCTGGGCCTGGCACGCCAGCAGTCCACCGATATCTCCACCGGGCTGGAACACCAGAACGTCCGCATCCTGCTCGGCTCGGGCAAGCTCCTGGACAACCACACCATCGAAGTCCTGACCGCTGACGGCACCGAAACCGTGGAAGCCGACACCATTCTGCTGGCCGTCGGCGCGCACCCCCGCGAGCTGCCCACCGCGCGGCCGGACGGCGAACGCATCCTGAACTGGGCACAGATCTACAACCTCGACGAGCTTCCCGAGGAACTGATTGTGGTGGGGTCCGGCGTGACCGGCGCCGAGTTCGCCTCCGCCTACAACGGCCTGGGCTCCAAAGTCACCCTGATCTCCAGCCGTGACCGAGTGCTGCCCGGTTCGGACACCGACGCCGCGGAGGTGCTGGAGGAAGTCTTCGAGCGCCGTGGTGTGCGCGTCCTGTCCCGCGCCCGTGCCGAAACCGTCGAGCGGACCGACGACGGCGTGGTGGTCACCCTCGGTGACGGTTCGAAAGTCACCGGCAGCCACTGCCTGGTCTGCGTGGGCTCCATCCCCAACACAGCCGGCATCGGCCTTGAAGAGGCCGGCGTGGCCCTCACCGAGAGCGGCCATATAAAGGTCGACGGCGTCTCCCGCACCACGGCGCCGAACATCTACGCCGCGGGCGACTGCACCGGCGTACTGGCTTTGGCCTCGGTGGCCGCAATGCAGGGCCGGATCGCGATCGCCCATTTCCTGGGCGACAGCGTTATGCCGCTCAAGCTTCACCAGGTGGCGTCCAACATCTTCACCTCACCCGAGATCGCGAACGTGGGCGTCTCCGAGGCCGAGATCCAGTCCGGCAAATACCAGGGCGACATCGTCAAGCTCTCGCTCAAGAGCAATGCCCGCGCCAAAATGCGCAATCACAAGGACGGCTTCGTCAAGATCTTCGCCCGTAAGGGCTCCGGCACCGTGATTGGCGGTGTTGTGGTGGGGCCGAACGCGTCCGAGCTGATCTTCGCCATCTCCCTTGCGGTCACCCAGAAGCTCCACGTCGACGACGTAGCCAACACCTTTACTGTCTACCCGTCACTGAGCGGGTCCATCTCGGAAGCGGCGCGGCGCCTCCACGTCCACATGTAG